The nucleotide sequence CTGGAGGGAGCTAAAGAAGTCTAGCCCTGAGGAGCTTGTATTTCCGTGGGCGTCTGGGGCCTGAGGACTAGGGGTCCATGTGGCCTGTAGGACTGCCAGTGCTCAGGGCCCAAAGACTACTGGTATTCAGAGCCTAGAGGATCCTGGGTTTCTGAGGGCCTGGGAGATTCCGGGCCTTGAACCTGGAGAACTGTGAGAGTCTGGAGCCTGGAGCATTGTGGGTGCCAGGACCCCAAAGTCTGCCAGATACCCAAGGCCTGAATGATTGCGGGCATTTCTGAGTATTCCAGGAGCACGAAGGTGTTCCGTTTCTGGGAGAATGGCGTTCTGGGCTTTTGGGAGGTGGGGGATTCTGAGTACCTGGGCCAGAGGAGTGCATGCGTCTAGGAGACCAGAGGCCTTCTGGGTATTTGGGGCCTTAGGGGGATTCTGGGTACAAGGGATTCAGGAGATTCTGGACTTTGAGGACCCAGAGGATTGTGgatgtggaggaaggaggggattCTGGACACGGGAGACCCACAGGGTTCTGGGAGTTCTCAGCCCAGAAAACTGGGGGTTTCTGGGGGGAATGTGGCATTCTTGGTCTGTGCAAAGGAGATCTGGGGTTTGGAGGCTGAGGAGATCCCTCAGCTTGCAAGATTGCGGGTAAGATGTGGGGCTCACCTGGTCACGGCTGCCAATGTGGCTGTAAGGCAGTGAGCCGGTCATGAGCTCATAGAGCACAACCCCATAGGCGTAGACATCCGACTGGAAGCTGTAAGGGTTCGGGTCCTGCATACGGATCACCTCGGCCGCCTTCAGGCAGGGGGGCCACGGAGGTCAGCAAATGGCTGGCCCACAGTCCCAGATCCCACTAGCCATACTGGGTACAACTCATGTGTCACCCACGTGAGGTGAAACATGAGCAGTCCAGACACCCACACCTGACACAGGCACCCTGTCCCCACTCAGCCCCCCACGTCTCAGCCCAGCAGCCCATGTCCCTACGTGCCCCCGATCCGGCCTGGCCCAACTCACCATCCATAGCACAGAGCCCGAGGGCTGCTCCAAGGGCTGGGCCCCGCTCCACCTCGTCTTCACTGTGGCCAGGCCGAAGTCACCGATCTTCACCGTGAGCCCCTCATGTAGGAAGATGTCCGCCGGGGTCAAGGGCCACTACAGGGACTCCCAATAGCCACGCCTCTCATCCTGACTGGGAGCCTCTCATTAATGCCTCCACACCGGTCATGCCTCTAACCCTGACCAGAAGCCCCACAATGTCACACAAACTAGCCACAACCTTGACTTGGGTGGAGAGTTCCAATTAACGCCCCCTACACTTGGCCCCCGTGTGACTCCTGACCAGGAAGCCCCTCTAAGGGCACCCACACCCACCAAGCCTGGGACCCTGATCAGGAACTCCCCGTATTGCCCTCCATAACCACAGCTCTGCAGACCCTGACCAGAGTCCCCAAGAACAGCCCCTGAACCAGCCGCAGCCCTGACTGGTCGCCAGGAGACCCCTATTAAAGGCTCCTCACCAGCCACAGCTCTGCCACCTGGCAAGGGGCCATGCCACCCGTGCCCCTCCCTGTTCGTCTCCAGAGAGCCCCCTACAAGAGCCATCCCTCCAAGCCCTCACCCTGTTTgacgcccccaccccagcccagcccctgcacAGGGACAGGGAGATACTGTTAGACTTGAGATCTCGATGGATGATGTTCTTGGCATGAAGGTAGCTGTGGGGGTGGAAGCAGATGGCAAATTGGTCGGGGGTTACCTCGTCACCCTACCCCAGattccccagccccctcccagcaCCAGACTGGAAGGCTCACTCCATGCCCTGGGCGGTCTGCCGGGCCACGTCGATGAGCTGGACCATGTCGAAGCGTGTGTCCGCCACATGCAGGTGGTGGTAGAGGCTGGAGCCCTCGCACCACTGTGTGATGATGGCAAAGCCCGGCCGGGTCATGAAGCCCATGAACAGCAAGATGTTGACATGACGCGTCTTCCTGCAGCCAGGGAGGGCGGTATCAGGGCAGGGAGGAAAAACAGCAACTGTCACTCACTTTCTGAGCGTCAGGAATGGCGCTTTCATCATTTCCACCCTGTCCTTCACGAGGCTCAGGGCCAGACTGTGGCCAAATTCAATGaatttgtttctggttttcacAGTTTGCTGGACTATGATTCCGTGCTGGGGGCTTATGTCCTGAGCTTCTTCCGAAAAGCAGGAGGGAGTGAGGGATTCCTGCCCCCCGCCCCGCACCCGCTGACCAGCAGCGTCTTAATCATTAACACCTGCCACACCTCTAACTCTGACCACGCCCTGGGCCAAtgattattttacagatgagaaagtggaATGCCACCCTTCTTCACTGACATATCAGCATAATATTGATAAAATGCCAGGTAAAACCATCCATGACATGTAATTATATCCTATTAATCACCACGAGAGGCTTAGAGGTAAAGAGTTTGGGGTTTGGACTCAATTAGGTCCTATGTTCAATCCAGGCTTCCCAGGTAGTCACTGTGCAACCTCGGGAGgacacttgacctctctgtgcctcaatttcctcaactgtaaaactaTGATAATTATATTAGCTACTTTATAGGAATGCGGGGAGGAGTAAGTGAGTAAATAATCTGTAAGGTGCTTCGAACAGCACCTAACACACATAAGCACTCTGAAAATTTCACTGTCCTTGCTGTTATCGCTACTGGGGACCTGGGTTTACCTCACAGAAACTCTGTCATGTATGACCACGTCTGCCCTACTTTAGAAGAAAACCTTCATTCCTTACAAAGTATTAACCACAGTCATAATGGTAACACAAATGCAGACAACATCAATGACGCTCTGCGATTTTGCTCACGTCAGAGCGGCTAACAGAGCACACGATCATTCTTCAGAGCGGGCCAATTATGGCTAAAACCTTCACATACTGCAAGTTAACAGTGTGCTCAAGTCATCACTATTTCAGAGAGGAACAGAGAATAAAAGTTTTCTTACTGTGGCATCCATTATGAGGATAAATATTAAAACAGCACAAGGAATCATGGCAACATCAACTCTCTAACCTAATTGTGCCCATCTGTCAAGGGGGGAAGCCCACGCCAGCCACCCGGGAGCAGGAGTAAGTGGGGCAGCAAGATGGGAAAGCCAGGGCTCCCAGCATACGTGAATTAATACAGCATTAATGATACATTAAGTAGAGcaaccattcattcaacaatgatTAAATTATGGTtctgattatagttaataatactgctcTTAAAATTATGGCATTACTACAACTAGTGACAAGAATGCAACACAATAAAGGTAACACTACTGACGTAGCACAAGCAGAGGGGAAGGACCAAGCCTTCCTGGGGGTGCAGTTAACTGACATTAGGCTAATCACACAAGGACACATGGTGACGTTAATGATGTCCTACGGCCGCCCCCATTTCATAGCAGGCAAACAAGAAGATCCATGTTTTGGAGGCAGAGCCGTTGATTAATATCAATATTAACCCAAACCCAAATAATAACATCATCAGAGATCCTCTACACATACCCATTCCCCAGAGGGGAAAAAGGCATCCTTCAGAGAGGAACAACCTCGATCACAGCTATAACGCAACCCAAACACAGGCGACGTGCAGGAGGCGCCCTGAGCACGGCCTTGCCCCAGAGAGGCGCCGAGGCTGTGCCCGCCACCCCCGCCCTCGCCCGCACACGCGTGCATCTCACCTGAGCACCTGCATCTCGTTCTTGAAGGCCTGGGCCTGCTCAGCTGTGGGTTGCGCCACCTTGAGCACCTTCACGGCCACATCACCATGCCACCGCCCGCGAAACACGGTGCCAAATGAGCCTGTCCCGATCCTCTTCAGCAGCTGCACCTCGCTGGGTGGCACCTCCCAGTAATAGCCTGAGTCCCGGTACCCCAGATTCTTCTGTGGGCCACATGGATGGCATCTCAGGGGCCTGCCCACATCCCTCCTCACTCAGCCTGTGGTGCCCCCCAAAGGTTCCCCCTGGAGCTTACCACTTTCTTCTTGTCGTCAGCCAAGGACTTTCGCTCCCGCTGCTCCGATGGGGACTTGGAATGTGGGGACTTCCTCCCCAAGGACACGCTGGCCGGGCTGGGGCTCCCCCGGGAGGCTCCATCACCACCACTTCTACCTCCAGCGGCTGTGGTTGTGGAGAGGGTGTGAGTGGAAGCAAGTGGGGTGGCGGGTGGGCTCAGGGCACAGGCAGTGGGGGGCTCACCATCGGTGCTGAAACTCTGGGCAATGGAAGAAGAGGGATGGGAGTCAGAGAAAGGACATGGAGGCCAACAGGAATGGCTCTCCCCTCTGCAATGTGCTCCCCGGTGACTGCCCCCTGACACCAACCTGGATGAGGCTGGAGTCCATGGGAGCTGTGGTGCTGACCATATGGAcgttgggggtggaggtggagcgGATGCGCTGGAGGGGGGCGTTGGCCGAGGCAGGGAAGGGGAAGTGCTCAGGGTCCCGGTGCTGGGTGCAGGAGCTGGCAGGGGAAAGGCTGTGAAGTCACTGTCGAATGAATGGGAGACCCAGTAAAGCCGCCCCTCGCCCCTGTGTGTTTAGCTCACACAGAGGAAACGTCCACTGTCATTACTATTATTCATTTCTtccagaaacatttattgagtgcctgccatGCGCCAGATACCATTCTAGGGAATGGAAATAAAACTGAGGgcataacaaataaaaattcttgCCCTCGTGGGGCTGATGttccaggagggagagagagaaataaaaaccaaatagtTAATATGTCCAATGGCGATAGGcgcaataaagaaaaagataaagcaacGTAAGGAGATAGTGTCCCTGGCGatgtcaggaaaggcttctctgagggggtgacatttgagcaaagacctaaaGGAGGGACAGTGAGCCACACAGATAGCAGGGGAAAAAGTAATATATGATATTTCATAACTAAATGTACTATTcaaatatattatgtattatataatatacagCATATTACCTATATTAAAAAGGCAATGtttcaaaatatacatattacaataatgttatatatgttatacatatacatacatgttatacatatatgttatatataataacGTTACAAAAACATTTCTTAATGTTCCCTTCACCATCCTAAAATGAAATTCCTAAGTAATTAACCCACATATAcccataattaaaaataacacaataccCTAACTTTACTATTTtctatacagtagtccccccttatccatggtttcactttcccTGGTTTCAGTTTTCTGCAGTCAACCACagtccgaaaatattaaatggaaaattccagaaataaacaatttataagttttaaactgCGTGCCGCTCTGAGCAGCGCAATGAAATCTTGCGCTGTCCCGCTCCATCCCACtcgggacgtgaatcatccctttgtccagcgtaccCACACTGTATACCCAACCCATCCGTTAGCCTGTTAGTTAGGAAAGAACATAGTATCTACAGGGTTCGgtactatccgtggtttcaggcatccactgggggtcttggaacgtccCCCCTGTGGATAACCGGGGACTACTGTATTACATAAGAATATATGATGTTctacattatataaaaatataacacgatagaataacaaatataccatataaaaacacattataaaatatacaatatagacatataaatacatattatataaactTATGATGT is from Equus asinus isolate D_3611 breed Donkey chromosome X, EquAss-T2T_v2, whole genome shotgun sequence and encodes:
- the ARAF gene encoding serine/threonine-protein kinase A-Raf isoform X1, whose amino-acid sequence is MESPRGPPANGAEPSRAVGTVKVYLPNKQRTVVTVRDGMSVYDSLDKALKVRGLNQDCCVVYRLIKGRKTVTAWDTAIAPLDGEELIVEVLEDVPLTMHNFVRKTFFSLAFCDFCLKFLFHGFRCQTCGYKFHQHCSSKVPTVCVDMSTNRRQFYHSVQDLSGGSRQHEAPSNRPLNEPLTPQGPSLSPASSCTQHRDPEHFPFPASANAPLQRIRSTSTPNVHMVSTTAPMDSSLIQSFSTDAAGGRSGGDGASRGSPSPASVSLGRKSPHSKSPSEQRERKSLADDKKKVKNLGYRDSGYYWEVPPSEVQLLKRIGTGSFGTVFRGRWHGDVAVKVLKVAQPTAEQAQAFKNEMQVLRKTRHVNILLFMGFMTRPGFAIITQWCEGSSLYHHLHVADTRFDMVQLIDVARQTAQGMDYLHAKNIIHRDLKSNNIFLHEGLTVKIGDFGLATVKTRWSGAQPLEQPSGSVLWMAAEVIRMQDPNPYSFQSDVYAYGVVLYELMTGSLPYSHIGSRDQIIFMVGRGYLSPDLSKISSNCPKAMRRLLSDCLKFQREERPLFPQILATIELLQRSLPKIERSASEPSLHRTQADELPACLLSAARLVP
- the ARAF gene encoding serine/threonine-protein kinase A-Raf isoform X2, translating into MESPRGPPANGAEPSRAVGTVKVYLPNKQRTVVTVRDGMSVYDSLDKALKVRGLNQDCCVVYRLIKGRKTVTAWDTAIAPLDGEELIVEVLEDVPLTMHNFVRKTFFSLAFCDFCLKFLFHGFRCQTCGYKFHQHCSSKVPTVCVDMSTNRRQFYHSVQDLSGGSRQHEAPSNRPLNEPLTPQGPSSCTQHRDPEHFPFPASANAPLQRIRSTSTPNVHMVSTTAPMDSSLIQSFSTDAAGGRSGGDGASRGSPSPASVSLGRKSPHSKSPSEQRERKSLADDKKKVKNLGYRDSGYYWEVPPSEVQLLKRIGTGSFGTVFRGRWHGDVAVKVLKVAQPTAEQAQAFKNEMQVLRKTRHVNILLFMGFMTRPGFAIITQWCEGSSLYHHLHVADTRFDMVQLIDVARQTAQGMDYLHAKNIIHRDLKSNNIFLHEGLTVKIGDFGLATVKTRWSGAQPLEQPSGSVLWMAAEVIRMQDPNPYSFQSDVYAYGVVLYELMTGSLPYSHIGSRDQIIFMVGRGYLSPDLSKISSNCPKAMRRLLSDCLKFQREERPLFPQILATIELLQRSLPKIERSASEPSLHRTQADELPACLLSAARLVP